A genome region from Arachidicoccus soli includes the following:
- a CDS encoding nucleoside-diphosphate kinase, whose protein sequence is MSNTTFTMIKPDATSKGYTGAILDQIIKGGFSIKAMKWTKLTKEQAGAFYEVHKERPFYGELVDFMSSGPIVAAILEKENAVADFRTLIGATNPAEAAEGTIRKNFAASIGENAVHGSDSDENAAIEGNFFFSRLERF, encoded by the coding sequence ATGAGTAATACAACATTTACCATGATCAAACCGGATGCTACCTCAAAAGGGTATACCGGAGCTATTTTAGATCAGATAATTAAAGGGGGCTTTAGTATTAAAGCGATGAAATGGACAAAATTAACCAAGGAACAGGCCGGAGCATTTTACGAGGTGCATAAAGAACGCCCATTTTATGGCGAGTTAGTTGATTTTATGAGTAGTGGGCCGATTGTTGCTGCTATTTTAGAAAAAGAAAATGCTGTTGCGGATTTCAGAACATTGATTGGTGCTACCAATCCGGCTGAAGCTGCTGAAGGAACTATACGTAAAAATTTCGCTGCCTCAATTGGCGAAAATGCTGTACATGGTAGTGATAGTGATGAAAACGCTGCTATAGAGGGGAATTTTTTCTTTTCTCGATTGGAAAGATTTTAG